From the Oceanivirga salmonicida genome, the window GGAAAAAAATAAATTAGTTTATATAACTGGAGGTGGAGCAGAACCTGAAATAGTTGAAAAAATAGTTGAATTGACATCATGTATAGCAGTAAATGGTTTTAAAACATCAGTACCAGATTCTGAAATTTTTTTAGTTATTATTGACTGTGGGGGAACTTTAAGATGTGGAATATATCCTCAAAAAAGAATACCTACCGTAAATATTATGCCAATAGGACCAAGTGGACCATTATCAATACACATTAAAGAAGACATTTATGTTTCAGGTGTTGGATTAGAACAAATAAATTCAGTAGATGAAGATTATGAAATAGAAAAAGAAAAAGTAGAAGAAAAAAATAAAAAAGAATTTAAATATTCAGCAGATAAAAAAGTTTCGGAAACAATTGCAAAAAATTCAAAATCTTCTATTATACAAAAAATAGGTATGGGAACTGGTAGAGTAGTAAATATATTTTATCAGGCTGGAAGAGATGCAGTTCAATCAATGATAACAACAATATTACCATTTATGGCATTTGTTGCTATGTTAATAGGAGTAATACAAGGTTCAGGATTTGGTAATTGGTTTGCTTCATTATTAACACCACTTGCTGGGAATATATACGGTTTAATAATACTAGGATTTGTATGCTCTATACCATTTTTATCTGCATTACTAGGACCTGGTGCTGTTATAGCACAAATTATAGGAACATTAATCGGAGTTGAAATAGGTAAGGGGAATATAGCACCAAGTTTAGCATTACCAGCTTTATTTGCAATTAATACTCAATGTGCTTGTGATTTTATACCTGTTGGATTAGGTTTAGCAGAAGCTGAACCAGAAACAGTTGAAGTTGGAGTTGTTTCAGTTCTTTATTCAAGATTTTTAATAGGTGTGCCAAGAGTAATAGTTGCATGGATAGCAAGTATAGGATTATATAGTTAAAATTATAAAATTAGGAGACTAAATGATAATTTATGAAAATGTTGTAAAAAAAATAGGAAATTTTGTAGATGAGTTTGGAGCAGACACTATTATTTTTTTTGGTGATGGTGTGCCTGATACATTAGCAGATTATTGTTATATAATTGATATAAAATCTACAACAAGTAGAATTGTTGCAGGAGATATTATATATATTGGTGATGATGATTATAAAATATTGCAAATTGGAGAAGTTGCTGAAAAAAATTTAGTTAATTTGGGGCATTTAACAATTAATTTTACAGGAGATATAAGTAATCTTTTATCTGGAAATATAGTAGTTGATAAAAAATTTAATAAAAATATTGTAATAGGAACAAAAATAAAAATAATTAGAA encodes:
- the srlE gene encoding PTS glucitol/sorbitol transporter subunit IIB, producing the protein MFKTIKIEKGHGGFGGPLFVTPTKEKNKLVYITGGGAEPEIVEKIVELTSCIAVNGFKTSVPDSEIFLVIIDCGGTLRCGIYPQKRIPTVNIMPIGPSGPLSIHIKEDIYVSGVGLEQINSVDEDYEIEKEKVEEKNKKEFKYSADKKVSETIAKNSKSSIIQKIGMGTGRVVNIFYQAGRDAVQSMITTILPFMAFVAMLIGVIQGSGFGNWFASLLTPLAGNIYGLIILGFVCSIPFLSALLGPGAVIAQIIGTLIGVEIGKGNIAPSLALPALFAINTQCACDFIPVGLGLAEAEPETVEVGVVSVLYSRFLIGVPRVIVAWIASIGLYS
- a CDS encoding PTS glucitol/sorbitol transporter subunit IIA, which encodes MIIYENVVKKIGNFVDEFGADTIIFFGDGVPDTLADYCYIIDIKSTTSRIVAGDIIYIGDDDYKILQIGEVAEKNLVNLGHLTINFTGDISNLLSGNIVVDKKFNKNIVIGTKIKIIRK